The bacterium sequence CCACATATTCCACAGCAAATATGAAGTCCAATAGTTTTCATAAATACCTCAAAAAAGGTAAGAGGACGATTGTATGTATTTAGTGTTTTCGTCATAACCGTTCACCGCACAGATACAGAGACGCAGAGAAAAACAGACTTCTAACCCCTCTCAAGAGGGAAAAATTGATTTATTTCTATGTCTTCTCTGTTCCTCTGCGTCTCTGCGGTGCATTACTATCTAAACGGTTACAAAATTAGTTTAAAATATACCATGAAAAACATTAAAAAGTCAAGACATTTTTTACTAAAAGGGGTAAGCGGATAGAAATTTTGTTGACATAAAATGAAATTCCTGATAAAATCATTTATGCCAATTAATGAATGCGGAAGTGAGAAGTAGAAATACCGAACTAAAAAAATTAATTCCGCATTCCAAATAACAAATACAGGAGATTAATATGATCGAAGAACGATTAACTATTCCAACATTAACTTTTGAAGATAAAGAGATTGAACAAAGTCTTCGTCCAGCGGAGATGGCTGAATTTGTTGGGCAGGATAAGATTAAAGAGAATTTGTCTATTTTTATTCAAGCGGCTTTAAAAAGAAAGGAATCTCTTGACCATATCTTACTCTATGGTCCGCCAGGACTGGGGAAGACGACATTGGCATATATTATTGCTCATGAACTCGGCACAAATATCAAAACGACCTCAGGACCTATTTTAGAAAGACCCGGTGACCTTGCTGCTATCTTGACTAACCTTGCACAACAAGATGTATTGTTTATTGATGAGATTCATCGGATAAATCGAACCGTAGAAGAATTGCTATATTTAGCTATGGAAGACTTTAAATTAGATATTATGATTGGCAAAGGACCTTCTGCCAGGTCAATAAAACTTGATTTACCCAGATTTACCTTAGTCGGTGCCACAACAAAGGCAGGACAACTAACCTCACCACTTCGGGATAGATTTGGCGTGGTTAATCGCTTAGAATTTTATGAAGAAGAAGATATGTTTAAGATAGTCAATCGTTCTTCAAAGATTTTAGGGATTGAAATAGAGGAAGAAGCCAGCTGGGAAATTGCCAAACGCAGTCGGAGAACGCCAAGGGTGGCTAATCGACTCCTGAAAAGAATACGAGACTATGCAGAGGTA is a genomic window containing:
- the ruvB gene encoding Holliday junction branch migration DNA helicase RuvB; amino-acid sequence: MEERLTIPTLTFEDKEIEQSLRPAEMAEFVGQDKIKENLSIFIQAALKRKESLDHILLYGPPGLGKTTLAYIIAHELGTNIKTTSGPILERPGDLAAILTNLAQQDVLFIDEIHRINRTVEELLYLAMEDFKLDIMIGKGPSARSIKLDLPRFTLVGATTKAGQLTSPLRDRFGVVNRLEFYEEEDMFKIVNRSSKILGIEIEEEASWEIAKRSRRTPRVANRLLKRIRDYAEVKGKGKITKQIADIALSAFEIDEVGLDNMDRKIMETLIDKFGGGPVGLNTLTVAVSEDVSTIEDIYEPFLIQIGFLNRTPRGRKATALAYTHLKKGGYLQL